A genomic region of [Eubacterium] eligens ATCC 27750 contains the following coding sequences:
- a CDS encoding helix-turn-helix domain-containing protein: protein MNEYVWETCEELDKKIADRVRLIRKRRSISQEKLSKISNVSLGSIKRFETTGQISLLSLTKIAVALNIADDLRNIFTEIPYNSIEEVINERR, encoded by the coding sequence ATGAATGAATATGTCTGGGAGACATGTGAAGAACTGGATAAAAAAATAGCTGACAGGGTAAGACTAATAAGAAAAAGACGCTCCATTTCACAGGAGAAGCTTTCTAAGATTAGCAATGTCAGTCTTGGCTCGATAAAAAGATTTGAAACAACAGGACAGATTTCACTGTTATCGCTGACTAAGATAGCTGTAGCACTTAATATCGCTGATGATTTAAGAAACATTTTTACGGAGATTCCTTATAACAGTATTGAGGAGGTAATTAATGAGAGAAGATAG
- a CDS encoding bifunctional UDP-sugar hydrolase/5'-nucleotidase translates to MLIAPAAMNAGDIYKGDYTAAQLQALIMGGGVKFYTKDATGAEIKNVVRCLVEGCGRDDDPISWDMLPASSGFTMKISRDDDGKMHLLDIIADGESIADEKTYSFCYVDVSGHTLLERAYNYDMSEHGGVHMYKQDTDIKEGGKYDGYIVHTTGVSEQWLKYFIDGGKLPKPQAYIEKS, encoded by the coding sequence ATGCTTATTGCGCCTGCAGCAATGAATGCAGGTGACATATATAAGGGGGATTATACAGCGGCACAGCTTCAGGCACTTATTATGGGTGGAGGAGTAAAGTTTTATACAAAGGACGCAACGGGAGCTGAGATAAAAAATGTTGTGCGTTGCCTTGTGGAAGGCTGCGGGCGTGATGATGACCCGATATCATGGGACATGCTCCCTGCATCGAGCGGATTTACAATGAAGATATCAAGAGATGATGATGGAAAAATGCACCTTCTGGATATTATTGCTGATGGAGAGTCAATTGCTGACGAAAAAACATATTCTTTTTGTTATGTTGATGTTTCTGGTCATACTTTGCTGGAACGCGCATATAATTATGATATGTCAGAACATGGTGGAGTACATATGTACAAGCAGGATACTGACATAAAAGAAGGGGGAAAATATGACGGATATATAGTTCATACAACTGGTGTGTCAGAGCAATGGCTGAAGTATTTTATAGATGGCGGTAAACTACCAAAACCACAGGCATATATAGAAAAGAGCTGA
- a CDS encoding ABC transporter substrate-binding protein, whose product MKRVMCVLLMIVFCGAFLMSCSMPLKNSKEVKQRIVVQLDQDYWLASVGRMLKEHFPDVEFDFVISRGGAQYLNDAAVNDDLADIIIDASSWTQTSTLDDDYDINPEEYLYDFSWTDITNMFYKVYLDGFTNEDGSVNWLPGSASVEGILANTELFDEYGIQLPYNYDTFVEACNKFGEYGIRGFATDYKYDCTDSYMLQAWSIPLLQSSKGRIWRNDASEGNVDYLPDELGTQLFSRLEQVFKDTGVQVEDVSRGYSVTFEDFVSGRVAMIRQSTNIAEYQAEGMTSLMLLPYFGETENDDWYFSTPGYSVAMNGKLKGAGKREELALDIVRYFFSSEVMNAMPDRR is encoded by the coding sequence ATGAAAAGGGTAATGTGTGTTTTGCTGATGATAGTATTCTGCGGAGCTTTTTTGATGTCATGCAGTATGCCATTAAAGAACAGTAAGGAAGTAAAACAAAGAATTGTTGTACAGCTTGACCAGGATTACTGGCTTGCAAGTGTAGGAAGAATGTTGAAAGAACACTTCCCGGATGTCGAATTTGATTTTGTAATAAGCAGGGGAGGGGCACAGTATCTTAATGATGCAGCAGTAAATGATGACCTTGCAGATATAATAATAGATGCATCGTCATGGACACAGACTTCAACACTTGATGATGACTATGATATTAATCCAGAAGAATATCTATATGATTTTTCATGGACAGATATTACAAATATGTTTTACAAAGTATATCTTGATGGGTTTACCAATGAAGATGGTTCAGTAAACTGGCTTCCTGGTTCGGCAAGTGTTGAGGGAATACTGGCTAATACTGAACTTTTTGATGAGTATGGAATACAGCTTCCTTACAATTATGATACATTTGTTGAAGCGTGCAACAAGTTTGGAGAATATGGTATAAGGGGATTTGCAACAGATTACAAATATGATTGCACAGATTCATATATGCTTCAGGCATGGTCGATACCATTGCTTCAGAGTTCAAAAGGAAGAATTTGGCGCAACGATGCATCAGAAGGAAATGTTGATTATCTGCCTGATGAATTGGGAACGCAGTTGTTTTCAAGACTTGAACAGGTATTTAAAGATACGGGTGTGCAGGTAGAAGATGTCAGTAGAGGATATTCAGTTACATTCGAAGATTTTGTGTCAGGCAGGGTGGCAATGATACGCCAGAGCACCAATATTGCTGAATATCAGGCTGAAGGAATGACCAGTCTTATGCTGCTGCCATATTTTGGGGAGACAGAAAATGATGACTGGTATTTCAGTACACCAGGATATTCAGTAGCCATGAACGGAAAACTAAAGGGGGCAGGAAAGCGTGAAGAACTGGCACTTGATATAGTAAGATATTTTTTTAGCAGTGAAGTGATGAATGCGATGCCAGACAGGCGGTAA
- a CDS encoding ATP-binding protein: MKKNENGIYFFAAVGVAIAVFMCVGIILFNYSVNVKKELYETSSRNLNEVYKQVSEKFLQITGQQWKLLRMTGDFINEADGNEEDIRSFLNEWKNEWHYTEFYFVDDDCNYLSSAGRRGYLELGNTWKSLVINRESVIVDGSNPGSDEVMFFAIPVDPAYINGFSYSSIAVSYNTDSINRELGIKAFAKDTSSYIVYANGDIVLKSEGSMDTGGNIFYHLKNADFYGKSLEGFMQDVKAGESGEMEFTLDNRQYYLVYVPVGFDNWGLISMVPIRIANSSIVAVQQRTVWMAMQIGGLFFIVAVVVLYTYYRRYISEKNHEISRRDILFSIMAKNLDDVYIMLSWGDWRKLYVSRNIERVLGLKNDEYSELTDEFKKLDKKGEIPDWNDITGLDIGESVVNEYWIKPADSNEYRLFKQGCYHMDKDGDDVLVVIISDRTYEQQIRGHMEDALHTAEAANLAKSQFLANMSHDIRTPMNAIVGFSQLLLRHEKNPDKVKKYAEKIVISSQHLLNLINDVLDMSKIESGNTTLNLSDVNIADIVQEIDNIIRPQAKQKKQTLIISSDNVEYGWIKTDKLRLNQILLNILSNAVKYTPEYGMITFEIRGMNHTGSQFAKYKFKISDNGIGMSDGYIKEIFKPFTREDNNVTDNVQGTGLGMPITKNLIDLMGGTIKVKSKKGEGSTFEVTMEFMISEKKTNIQSGTGYAANMTQEDIKQSRVLEGKKFLVAEDNVINAEMMREFLKSEGALCDIAKDGMAAVNAFSHSVKGQYDLIFMDVQMPNMDGYEATKAIRQLKHPDAKDIPIVAMTADAFSNDVKAAFDAGMNAHISKPVDAERIRNVAANFT; the protein is encoded by the coding sequence ATGAAGAAAAATGAGAATGGCATATATTTTTTTGCAGCAGTTGGAGTGGCAATAGCTGTATTTATGTGTGTCGGTATTATATTATTTAATTACTCAGTTAATGTGAAAAAGGAATTATATGAGACAAGTTCGAGAAATCTTAATGAAGTATATAAACAGGTAAGTGAGAAATTCCTTCAGATAACCGGGCAGCAATGGAAGCTGCTGCGAATGACAGGCGATTTTATAAATGAGGCTGATGGAAATGAAGAAGATATCAGATCTTTTCTGAATGAATGGAAAAATGAGTGGCATTATACAGAATTTTATTTTGTAGATGATGACTGTAACTATTTGTCATCGGCAGGCAGGAGGGGATATCTTGAGCTTGGAAATACATGGAAGAGCCTTGTTATAAACAGGGAGAGTGTTATAGTTGACGGCTCAAATCCTGGCAGTGATGAAGTTATGTTTTTTGCCATACCTGTAGATCCGGCATATATTAATGGTTTTTCTTATAGTTCAATAGCTGTTTCGTACAATACAGACAGTATTAACAGAGAATTGGGAATCAAGGCATTTGCTAAGGATACAAGCAGTTACATAGTATATGCTAATGGCGATATAGTTTTGAAGTCAGAAGGAAGCATGGATACAGGGGGGAATATATTTTATCATTTGAAAAATGCGGATTTTTACGGAAAGTCGCTTGAAGGATTCATGCAGGACGTTAAGGCTGGCGAGTCTGGTGAGATGGAATTTACATTGGATAACCGCCAGTATTACCTTGTGTATGTTCCTGTTGGTTTTGATAACTGGGGACTTATATCAATGGTTCCTATAAGAATTGCAAATTCAAGCATTGTTGCAGTACAACAGAGAACAGTGTGGATGGCTATGCAGATAGGTGGATTGTTTTTTATAGTGGCTGTTGTTGTATTGTATACATACTACAGAAGATATATCAGTGAAAAGAATCACGAAATATCAAGGCGGGATATTTTATTTTCTATTATGGCAAAAAATCTTGATGATGTATATATTATGCTTTCATGGGGCGATTGGCGTAAACTTTATGTCAGCAGAAATATTGAGAGAGTTCTGGGATTAAAAAATGATGAATATTCAGAACTTACAGATGAGTTTAAGAAACTTGATAAGAAGGGGGAAATCCCGGATTGGAATGATATTACCGGACTAGATATAGGAGAATCTGTAGTCAATGAATACTGGATAAAGCCTGCTGATTCAAATGAGTACAGATTATTTAAACAGGGCTGTTATCATATGGATAAGGATGGGGATGATGTCCTTGTCGTAATTATTTCTGATAGAACCTATGAGCAGCAGATAAGAGGACATATGGAGGATGCACTTCATACAGCAGAAGCTGCAAATCTTGCTAAAAGCCAGTTTCTTGCTAATATGAGCCATGATATAAGGACACCAATGAATGCCATTGTGGGATTTTCGCAGTTATTATTAAGACATGAAAAGAACCCTGATAAAGTAAAAAAATATGCTGAGAAGATAGTGATATCAAGCCAGCACTTGTTAAACCTTATAAATGATGTTCTCGATATGAGTAAAATAGAATCAGGGAATACTACTCTTAATTTAAGTGATGTAAATATTGCTGATATTGTTCAGGAAATAGATAACATTATAAGACCACAGGCAAAACAGAAAAAGCAGACACTTATAATCAGCTCAGATAATGTAGAATATGGCTGGATTAAAACAGATAAACTGCGTTTAAACCAGATACTCCTGAATATCTTATCAAATGCCGTAAAATATACGCCAGAGTATGGGATGATAACATTTGAAATAAGAGGGATGAATCATACAGGAAGTCAGTTTGCAAAGTATAAGTTTAAAATATCTGATAACGGAATAGGAATGAGCGATGGTTATATTAAAGAGATATTTAAACCTTTTACAAGGGAAGATAATAATGTGACTGATAATGTGCAGGGAACAGGACTTGGAATGCCTATAACAAAGAACCTTATTGACCTTATGGGAGGAACTATAAAGGTTAAAAGCAAGAAAGGTGAAGGAAGTACATTTGAAGTTACAATGGAATTCATGATTTCTGAAAAGAAAACAAATATTCAGAGTGGTACAGGGTATGCAGCCAATATGACACAAGAAGATATTAAACAGAGCAGGGTGCTTGAGGGAAAGAAATTCCTTGTGGCAGAGGACAATGTTATTAATGCGGAGATGATGAGAGAATTTTTAAAGTCCGAGGGGGCATTATGTGACATTGCAAAGGATGGAATGGCAGCCGTGAATGCATTTAGTCATTCGGTAAAAGGTCAGTATGACTTGATATTTATGGATGTCCAAATGCCTAATATGGATGGATATGAGGCAACAAAAGCCATAAGACAGCTCAAGCATCCTGATGCAAAGGATATACCGATTGTTGCAATGACAGCAGATGCATTTTCAAATGATGTAAAGGCAGCTTTTGATGCTGGAATGAATGCACATATATCAAAACCTGTTGATGCAGAGCGCATAAGAAACGTGGCTGCAAATTTTACATAA
- a CDS encoding type II toxin-antitoxin system HipA family toxin, with translation MREDRVINVFYHDRLVGTLAMTNERKAAFEYADEWLENGFSISPFSLPLEKKVCVPVKEYFNGLWGVFADSLPDAWGQLLLDRMLKEKGCNIDNVSMLDRLAIVGESGMGALTYRPELDMPKQEKLSSLDELSEQCQKILNTEYSDKLDELYRLGGTSGGARPKIMTKIDGEDWIIKFPAHVDGKNAGLMEYRYSQCAKQCGIDMEETRLFPSDICDGYFGTKRFDRKNDSFGEHRIHMLTAAALLELDFRQPNMDYHQLMKLTKILTRDNKHDIENMYRRMCFNVFAHNRDDHSKNFTFIYDENNDGWRLSPAYDLTYSTTYYGEHTTTVDGNGRNPGIKELAAVGTAAGIGKDICTEIAYDIEKCVKNELDGN, from the coding sequence ATGAGAGAAGATAGAGTTATAAATGTTTTTTATCATGACAGGCTTGTTGGAACTCTTGCTATGACGAACGAAAGAAAGGCTGCATTTGAATATGCAGATGAATGGCTGGAGAACGGATTTTCAATAAGTCCGTTTTCATTGCCCCTTGAAAAGAAAGTATGTGTCCCTGTTAAAGAATATTTTAATGGTTTATGGGGAGTATTTGCAGACAGTCTGCCTGATGCATGGGGACAGCTGCTGCTTGACAGGATGTTAAAAGAAAAGGGATGTAATATAGACAATGTGAGTATGCTTGACAGGCTTGCAATTGTTGGAGAATCAGGAATGGGAGCATTAACATACAGACCGGAATTGGATATGCCAAAGCAGGAAAAACTCAGCAGTCTTGATGAATTATCTGAACAGTGTCAGAAAATTCTTAATACTGAATATTCTGACAAGCTTGATGAATTATACAGGCTTGGTGGAACAAGTGGTGGAGCAAGACCTAAAATTATGACTAAGATAGATGGCGAGGATTGGATTATCAAGTTTCCTGCTCATGTTGATGGAAAGAATGCGGGGCTGATGGAATACCGATATTCACAGTGTGCAAAGCAGTGTGGAATTGATATGGAAGAGACCAGACTTTTTCCATCTGATATATGTGATGGATATTTTGGAACTAAAAGATTTGATCGTAAGAATGATTCATTTGGAGAACACAGAATCCATATGCTTACAGCAGCAGCGCTTCTTGAACTGGATTTCAGGCAGCCCAATATGGATTATCACCAACTTATGAAATTAACAAAAATATTAACAAGGGACAATAAGCATGATATAGAGAATATGTACCGACGAATGTGTTTTAATGTGTTTGCACATAACAGAGATGATCATTCAAAGAATTTTACATTTATATATGATGAAAATAATGATGGCTGGAGACTAAGCCCGGCATATGACCTGACTTATAGTACGACATATTATGGGGAACATACTACTACAGTAGACGGCAATGGAAGAAATCCAGGAATTAAGGAGCTGGCTGCTGTTGGAACAGCAGCAGGAATAGGAAAAGATATATGCACTGAGATTGCGTACGACATAGAAAAATGTGTTAAAAACGAGCTGGATGGTAATTAA
- the bsh gene encoding choloylglycine hydrolase has product MCTAATYKTKDFYMGRTLDYEFSYGDEVTVTPRNYPINFRFMGVRNNHFAMIGMAHVADDYPLYYEAFNEKGLGMAGLNFVDNAAYSEPDLRGLNGESNIENVAVFEFIPWILSQCATVDEAKERLQFINLTNTQFNEMFPCANLHWIIADKESCITVESMSDGLHIYDNPVGVLTNNPPFNIQMFNLNNYMGLSAKQPESNFSDRLDFNRYSRGMGALGLPGDLSSQSRFVKVAFTKMNSVSGDDEKSSVSQFFHILGSVDQQRGCCQLDDDKYEITIYTCCCNTTKGIYYYTSYDNHQICAVDMHKENLDGDKLVRYPLITDGEIRAVN; this is encoded by the coding sequence ATGTGTACAGCAGCTACTTATAAAACTAAAGATTTCTATATGGGAAGAACACTAGATTATGAATTTTCTTATGGTGATGAGGTGACTGTAACACCTAGAAATTATCCTATTAATTTCAGATTTATGGGTGTAAGGAATAACCACTTTGCGATGATTGGAATGGCACATGTGGCTGACGATTATCCTTTATATTATGAAGCATTTAACGAAAAAGGGCTTGGCATGGCCGGTCTTAACTTTGTTGACAATGCAGCTTACAGCGAACCGGACCTAAGAGGTCTTAACGGAGAGAGTAATATTGAAAATGTTGCCGTATTCGAATTCATTCCGTGGATATTATCGCAGTGTGCGACAGTTGACGAAGCGAAAGAAAGACTGCAGTTTATTAATCTTACCAACACTCAGTTTAATGAAATGTTTCCATGTGCTAATCTTCACTGGATTATCGCTGACAAGGAAAGCTGCATAACTGTTGAATCCATGTCAGACGGACTTCATATATATGATAACCCTGTTGGCGTGCTTACTAATAATCCGCCATTTAACATACAGATGTTTAATCTTAACAATTACATGGGATTATCTGCAAAACAGCCTGAGAGCAATTTCTCGGACAGACTTGATTTCAACAGATACAGCCGTGGTATGGGTGCACTCGGACTTCCTGGGGATCTGTCATCTCAGTCAAGATTCGTAAAGGTGGCTTTTACTAAGATGAATTCTGTTTCAGGTGACGATGAGAAATCAAGCGTAAGCCAGTTCTTTCATATATTAGGCAGCGTAGACCAGCAGCGTGGCTGCTGTCAGCTAGACGATGACAAATACGAGATAACAATATATACCTGCTGCTGCAATACAACTAAAGGCATATATTATTACACATCATATGACAACCATCAGATATGTGCTGTTGATATGCATAAGGAGAACCTTGACGGTGATAAACTGGTTCGCTATCCACTTATTACTGATGGCGAGATAAGGGCTGTTAATTAA